A stretch of DNA from Staphylococcus sp. KG4-3:
TGACAAACCTCAAATTTTCAAACTAACTTTTTACTCTTTATTAAAATTATATTTAGATATCACTTTTTTATTTAACACAAAAATAAGCGAATGATTCAACAACCTATCGAACCGTTCGCTTACTTATTAAATATATATTTAACTAAAATTAACTTTAGCTTTTACTTCACTTATAAAGTACAAGCTTCCAGTAATAATTAAACCGTCGCCTTCATATGATTCGATAAACTTCACATAATCATCAACAAGTACTTTTTGATCAAATCGAACTTCATCAAAAATCGTTTCTTTTGTTAAAGCTTTCGGAAAATCAAAATCTGTTATATAGAATGTAGAAGCAATCGTTTTTAGTTGATCCACCATAGCATTTAAAGGTTTTCCTTTGATTGCAGAAAATAAAATATCAATATTTTCAGTATGATAATAATTTTTCATCGTACTTATTAACGCTTCTACACTTTCAACGTTATGTGCGCCATCGACAATCATCAAAGGACGTTCTTTCACTTGTTCAATTCGACCAGTCCAACTCACCGATTCAATACCATCAATCATTTTATTGAAATCTAAATCAACGATATCTGACTCATTTAATTCAATAAGTGCGGTAATTGCTAACGCGGCATTTTCTTTTTGGTGTTCACCTAACATATTTAATAAAAGCGTCTCAAGTTCATAATCTTTATAGCGATAAGTGAATTCTTCATCTTCAGAGATAACACTAATATCTCTATCCAACTCAATTCCTTCAGCATTTTGTTGTTCAACATAATCACGAATAACTTTAAGCGCTTCTTCGTTTTTCACAGCATAAATAATAGGTGTGTTTGGTTTTACTATCGCACCTTTGTCTTTTGCAATATCTACATACGTGTCGCCCAATATATCAGTATGGTCTAAACCTATACTTGTCAATATTGATAAGATTGGTTTAAAAACATTGGTAGAATCATTTTTAATACCTAATCCCGCTTCAACAATTACAAAGTCAACTGGGTGGATTTCACCAAAATATAAAAACATCATCGTTGTAATAATCTCAAATTCGGTTGCAGTTCCAAGGTCAGTTTCCACTTCTAAGGCTTCGCTTACTGGTTTTACTCTTTGAACTAATTTAACAATATCATCATCACTTATTGGTACACCATTCAAACTAATACGTTCGTTGAATGTTTCAATAAATGGCGATGTGAAAGTGCCCACATCATATCCGTTATCAACAAGTGCTGAACGTAGATACGACACCGTGGACCCTTTGCCATTTGTGCCACCAACATGAATACCGTTTATATTAAATTGAGGATTATTTAGTCTATCCAACATCCACTCCATACGTTTGACGCCTGGTTTAATACCAAATTTAGTTCGTTCATGTATCCAATATAAGCTATCTAGGTAATTCATTTTAAGGACTCCTATGCTTTTAATTGATTAATTCGTAATTTAACACCGTCATATTTCTCTTGATATGTTTGTTTCTTCTCACGTTCTTCATTAATAACTTTTTCAGGTGCTTTATTGACGAAGTTTTCATTTGCTAATTTCTTATTCACGCGATCGAGCTCTTTTTCCCATTTCAAGAGTTCATTCTCTAAACGCTCAATTTCTTTATCCATATCTATTAGACCTTCCAATGGTAACACAACTTCACCAGCAGTCGTAACAGAGGTCATGGCTTTTTCAGGAATTTCAATATCCATATCAATTGTCAATTCACTTGGATGACAGAATCTATCAATATAATTCGAATTGTTTAACAATGTCTCTTTGATATTATCATCTTTTGCTTTAATAAAGATTGGAATTGCCTTTGAAAGCGGCGTATCTACTTCAAGACGTGATTGTCTAACTGATTTAATAATTTCAACAAGTTGTTGCATCGTTTCTTTACTGTCATCAAATGTGAGTTCGTCATTCACTTTTGGCCAAGATGCGTTTACAATTGTTTCACCTTCATGAGGTAAGTTTTGCCATATTTGCTCAGTAACAAATGGCATAAATGGGTGTAACATTCTCATTGTGTTATCGAGAACATACGTAAGTACTGAACGTGTAACTTGCTTTTGCGCTTCATCTTCACCGTTCATAGGTATCTTACTCATCTCGATATACCAATCACAGAATTCATCCCAAATAAAGTTATAAAGAGTACGACCAACCTCACCAAATTCATATTTATCACTTAAATCCGTAACATTTGCAATGGTTTCATTTAATCGAGTTAAAATCCACTTATCTGCAAGAGAAAGGTTTCCTGATAAGTCTACATCTTCTACCTTAAAGTCTTCACCAATATTCATAATACTAAATCTCGCAGCATTCCATATTTTATTAATGAAATTCCATACAGATTCAACTTTTTCAGTAGAATAACGTAAATCATGACCAGGAGATGAACCTGTAGCAAGGAAGTATCTTAAGCTGTCTGCACCATACTCATCAATGACATCCATAGGATCCACACCATTGCCAAGTGATTTACTCATCTTCCTCCCGTCTTCTGCACGGACTAATCCGTGTAATAATACATCGTTAAAAGGACGTTTTCCAGTAAATTCTAAACCTTGGAATATCATTCTTGCAACCCAGAAGAAGATAATGTCATATCCAGTTACTAATGCATTAGTTGGGAAGTAACGTTGGAAGTCTTCTGCTTCTGTATCTGGCCAACCTAATGTTGAAAATGGCCATAAAGCACTTGAGAACCAAGTATCTAATACGTCTTCATCTTGAGTCCAATTTTCAATATCTTCAGGTGCTGATTCACCCACATAAATTTCGCCCGTTTCTTTATGGTACCAAGCTGGAATTTGATGCCCCCACCAAAGTTGACGTGATATTGTCCAGTCTCTAATTTCTTCCATCCAACGATTAAAAGTTTTTTCAAAACGTGCAGGAACAAAATCAATTCTATCGTCTGTTTTTTGATTATCTAGTGCTTGCTCAGCAAGTGGTTTCATTTTAACAAACCATTGTGTTGATAAATACGGCTCTACAACTGCGCCAGAACGCTCTGAATGACCTACTGAATGTTCATGTGCCTCAATTTTAATAACAAGGTCTTCAGCCTCTAGATCTTTCACTAATTGCTCACGACAATCAAATCGATCCATGCCTTGATACTTACCAGCTTTATCATTCATTTTGCCTGATTCATCCATTACGATAATGCGTTCTAAATCATGGCGATTTCCTATTTCAAAGTCATTAGGGTCATGTGCTGGTGTTACTTTCATTGCACCACTACCAAATTCAATATCAACATATTCATCTGCTAATATAGGTAGTTCTCTACCAATGATAGGTAAAATTACTTTCTTCCCAATAACATCTTTGTAACGTTCATCATTAGGGTTTACGACAATCGCAGTATCACCTAACATTGTTTCAGGACGTGTTGTAGCAATTTCAATAAATCCATCACCATCTGCATATGGATATTTAAAATGGTAAAACTTACCTTCAACATCTTCATGTATTACTTCAATGTCAGATAAAGCAGTACGTGCGATTGGATCCCAATTTATAATATATTCACCGCGATATATTAAACCTTTATTATACATATCCACAAATACTTTTTTCACAGCTTTACTTAAACCTTCGTCTAACGTGAAACGTTCTCTACTGTAATCTAAGCCTAGGCCAAGTTTCGCCCACTGTTCTCTGATAAAATTAGCGTATTCTTCTTTCCAATCCCAAGCTTGTTCAAGGAATTTTTCTCGACCTAAATCATGTCTTGATAAACCTTGCTCGTTTAACTTTGCTTCTACTTTTGCTTGCGTAGCAATACCTGCATGATCCATGCCTGGTAAATATAAAGTATCATAGCCTTGCATACGTTTCATTCGCGTTAATATATCTTGTAATGTAGTATCCCATGCATGCCCTAAATGTAATTTACCAGTTACGTTTGGTGGTGGAATTACAATTGTATATGTCTCTTTTGAACTATCTTCTGTCGCTTTAAAATAACCATTGTTAACCCATTGGTCATAACGTCCAGACTCGACTTCGTTCGGATTATATTTTGGTTTCATTTCCATTCGTTAAAATCCTCCTTAAAAATAAAAATATCCGCCCTATCAATATAGGACGGATATTCCGTGGTACCACCTAAATTCAAGAAATTATAGTATAATTTCAAGCACTTAATTATATGATTAACGCTCAAACACGCTTTAGCCTATGCTATAATTATTTAAAAGTATTATATTTCAGCTAAAGTTCAATGTGGGCTACCTTCAATAAGTAAAATTGTACATTTACACCAACCATGTACTCTCTTCTAAATTTCAGCTTATTTACTCTTCCCAGTAGACAATATTCTTTTACTTAATTATAGTATAATGGATGTTAAAATAAGTCAATGCACTGGAGTGAAATTTATGAATGAATGCGCATTTGGAACAAAAGATCCCCTTTACCTCCACTATCACGATGAGGAATGGGGACAACCTATTTATGATAGTTTGAAATTATTTAAATTAATTGCACTTGAATCACAACATGCGGGCCTTTCATGGTTAACTATTTTAAAGAAAAAAGAATCTTACGAACAAGCTTTTTATAATTTTGATCCAACTAAAATTTCAAAAATGACAACTGAAGATGTTGATCGATTAATGACTTTTCCCAATATCGTGCATAATCGTAAAAAGATAGAAGCAATAATTAGTCAAGCACAAGGTTATTTCAATATAGAAAAGGATTATGGAAGCTTTAGTGACTTTTTATGGTCTTTTGTAGATTATAAACCGATTGATTGCGCCTATGCTACACCAAGTGAACGCGTTACAGTAGATGACCGTGCTACAAAACTTTCAAAGCAACTTAAAAAATATGGTTTTAAATTTTTAGGTCCTG
This window harbors:
- a CDS encoding folylpolyglutamate synthase/dihydrofolate synthase family protein, which translates into the protein MNYLDSLYWIHERTKFGIKPGVKRMEWMLDRLNNPQFNINGIHVGGTNGKGSTVSYLRSALVDNGYDVGTFTSPFIETFNERISLNGVPISDDDIVKLVQRVKPVSEALEVETDLGTATEFEIITTMMFLYFGEIHPVDFVIVEAGLGIKNDSTNVFKPILSILTSIGLDHTDILGDTYVDIAKDKGAIVKPNTPIIYAVKNEEALKVIRDYVEQQNAEGIELDRDISVISEDEEFTYRYKDYELETLLLNMLGEHQKENAALAITALIELNESDIVDLDFNKMIDGIESVSWTGRIEQVKERPLMIVDGAHNVESVEALISTMKNYYHTENIDILFSAIKGKPLNAMVDQLKTIASTFYITDFDFPKALTKETIFDEVRFDQKVLVDDYVKFIESYEGDGLIITGSLYFISEVKAKVNFS
- a CDS encoding valine--tRNA ligase, coding for MEMKPKYNPNEVESGRYDQWVNNGYFKATEDSSKETYTIVIPPPNVTGKLHLGHAWDTTLQDILTRMKRMQGYDTLYLPGMDHAGIATQAKVEAKLNEQGLSRHDLGREKFLEQAWDWKEEYANFIREQWAKLGLGLDYSRERFTLDEGLSKAVKKVFVDMYNKGLIYRGEYIINWDPIARTALSDIEVIHEDVEGKFYHFKYPYADGDGFIEIATTRPETMLGDTAIVVNPNDERYKDVIGKKVILPIIGRELPILADEYVDIEFGSGAMKVTPAHDPNDFEIGNRHDLERIIVMDESGKMNDKAGKYQGMDRFDCREQLVKDLEAEDLVIKIEAHEHSVGHSERSGAVVEPYLSTQWFVKMKPLAEQALDNQKTDDRIDFVPARFEKTFNRWMEEIRDWTISRQLWWGHQIPAWYHKETGEIYVGESAPEDIENWTQDEDVLDTWFSSALWPFSTLGWPDTEAEDFQRYFPTNALVTGYDIIFFWVARMIFQGLEFTGKRPFNDVLLHGLVRAEDGRKMSKSLGNGVDPMDVIDEYGADSLRYFLATGSSPGHDLRYSTEKVESVWNFINKIWNAARFSIMNIGEDFKVEDVDLSGNLSLADKWILTRLNETIANVTDLSDKYEFGEVGRTLYNFIWDEFCDWYIEMSKIPMNGEDEAQKQVTRSVLTYVLDNTMRMLHPFMPFVTEQIWQNLPHEGETIVNASWPKVNDELTFDDSKETMQQLVEIIKSVRQSRLEVDTPLSKAIPIFIKAKDDNIKETLLNNSNYIDRFCHPSELTIDMDIEIPEKAMTSVTTAGEVVLPLEGLIDMDKEIERLENELLKWEKELDRVNKKLANENFVNKAPEKVINEEREKKQTYQEKYDGVKLRINQLKA
- a CDS encoding DNA-3-methyladenine glycosylase I, yielding MNECAFGTKDPLYLHYHDEEWGQPIYDSLKLFKLIALESQHAGLSWLTILKKKESYEQAFYNFDPTKISKMTTEDVDRLMTFPNIVHNRKKIEAIISQAQGYFNIEKDYGSFSDFLWSFVDYKPIDCAYATPSERVTVDDRATKLSKQLKKYGFKFLGPVTVFSFLEAAGLYNAHLQTCPNNPNHYKGKGFE